The genomic DNA GCGGTGGCCACCTCGGGGGCGAGGCGGAGTGAGGCCGCCAGGCTGAAACCCGTCGCCGGGTGGATCAATGGCGCGGCCGCGCCGAATCCCAGCACGCCTGGTCCGCGGTGTCGCTGATGGTCCACTCGGAACAGCACCTTCTCCGAACGCACGTCACTCTGGGGATGGACGCCGTGATGGGCCAGCCGGGCGAGGAGCCGTCGTCGCAGCGTCGACAGCGGCAGCCCCGGACGGCGCGCGAGCGAGGTCTCCTCGACCAGCACTCGTCCGCCGCCGAGCGGTATGACGTACAGGAACGTCGGCCAGCCGGTTTCGCCGTGGTCGGTGCGCCAGTCCATGAAGAGCGCGTCGCCGGCGGAGACCAGCGGCGCGGCTGCGTCCTCGTCGAGGATGAGACCGTACGCGGTCTGTTCGGCAGGCGCCCGGTTCGACGGGTTGGGGTCCAAGGGACGCGCCCCGCCACCGGCGTCGATGACGACCGAGGCTCGCAGTTCAGATCCGTCGGCTAGGGCGACGACGCCGGGCTCGGGCGAGCCGACCGCGCGTCCGGCGTGGATTCGAACGCCGGTCAGTCGGTCGGTGAGGTGTGCCTGCAGGGCGGGCACGTCCAGGACGGCGTACTCCCACCCCAGGTCGTGCTCGGTGAGTGCGATCGCCCGGCCGGCGGCGCGGGCGGCGACCACGGAGTCGGGGAAGTCGGCGGGCAGCTCTCGGCTCCACATCCCGTAGGTCGCGATCCACGGCCGCGTGGGGGACGGGTCCAGCAACCCGGTGGTCAGCCCAAGACGCTCGCAGGCCCCGGCCATGGCCAACCCGGCGGGCCCGGCGCCCACCACCAAGACGTCCATTCGTCCCATCGTGCCCCGTGCCCATCGGATCTCGTGCACGGACCCGCCGCCCCGGCCGACGGAGCTAGCGTCCCGGGCGCGCCAGCAGCGGGTTGCGCGCGCTCGCCACCACGTGTCCCGGCTCGGCACCGGGGATGAACTTGCGCCAGTCGCCGCTGACCATGGTCGGGCTGGGCACCACCCGGGTGCCGTCGGCGAAGTACGTCGTGGCCAGCACGACGCGGGCGGCGGTGGTCAGATTCGCGCCTGCGGTGTGGAAGCAGCTGGCGGCATGGAAGCTCACCTCGCCCGCTGCGAACGGCCCATCCTCCACGTGAACATCGTGTGCACGAAGGGTTTCCGACACTCCTCGGTCGTACGACGTGCCGTGTTTGTCGAACGCGAGGTGCTCGACCAGCTGCCCGACGTGGACACCACGGGCGAACGCCAGTGGACCCATGTCGCGGGGGGTGGGCTGCAGCGGGATCCACGCCGTCAGCACGTCGGGGGAGTCGAGCGGGAAGTGGTGGGCGTCGTAGTGCCACGGCGTGCGGCCGGCGCCAGGTTCCTTGGACAGTGCGTTGTCGTGATAGAGCCGCACCTGATGCGTACCGAGCAGCGCCGCGCTGATCCCCCCGATGCGCGGCGACAGCACCGCGGCGCGCACCAGGTCGTCCTCCAGCCACATCATCTCGCGGCTCTGGAAACCGACTGTGGGATCGACGGTTTCGTCGAGCATCTCGCGCAGCCGGGCCCGCAGCCGCTCTACGGCGCCGGGGGTCAAGACGCCCGGCAGCTTGATGAACGCGTCCGATTGAAACTGCTGGATCTGGTCTGCTGTGACCGGATAGGGCTCGGCCAATTCGGCGGCCACTTCGTCGTCCGACGGCAGCGGCCCGGGATCGTGCGGCGGCGGATCGACGAACGGGCCGTCGGGCACGGGACCGTCGGCCAGCGACATGTACCAATCCCACCACTGGTCGTTGCCGCGATCCCACTCGACGGCAACGTCGGACGCGGTGCCCGCCGCGGTGGTCTCGGACAGGTGCGGGTTCCGAATCACGCTTGCTGCCAGATGATCAGGTGAGCTTCGTGCTCGAACTCGTACGCGCCGTTGGCGTCCCGGCACCCTGCGAGATAGCCGCCGAGCGCCTCGCTGGCCTCCATCTCGTCCAAGGACACCGAGTCGTCGAACGCGCACCGTTGCAGGAAACCCTCGGCGACTTCCCGATCGGATGTCCCCGTGCGGTAGTGCAGCACCTGAACCTCGACCGGCGCACCCGCTGCACGCAGAGCCTCGGTAACGCCTTCGGCGTCGGTGTATGGCGTGGCCTCGGGAGCGAACGAGGCGCGGTATGCGTCGTAGAAGGTCAGGTAGTGCGAACGCGATGACGCCTGCGCGACGGCCCCGAACCCGCCCGGCCGGAGCGCCGCGACCATCCTCGCGACGCCGGCGGCCAGCTCGGCGGGCGGCAGCGCGTACAGCGCATGGGTGGCCCAGGCGACGTCGTAGCCCGTGCCGGAGAAGTCCTGCAGGAACACCTCGTGCTCGCCCGCCGCGACGAATGGGGGAGCAAGGACCGCGCGGGCCTCCGCGATGCTGAACGCCGACGGGTCCAACAGGTCGACCTCGACGACGGGTCGATCTGGCAATCCCCCGGCGAGCAATGCGGTGGGGAACTTCCCGCTCCCGCAGGCCACGTCGAGCAGTCGCACGCGGCCGTCGACGGCATGGCCGCTCAGGTCGGCGGCCCACGGCCGGGCGGCGACGAGCTGCCGGTAATCCTCGGTGGCCAGCGCGTAGAACGCCTCCATCCCCGATCGGCCTGCTTCACTCCAGTGGTCCAAACTGCGCGCAGCGGTATCGGGGCGAGACATCGCTCAAGCCAACCACGGAACGAAGAGGGCGATTCTTACGCAACGGTGTCGGTCTTGATTATCGGACCGTTAGACCGGCTTTTCGAGGAACACTGGCGTCGGTGACAGTGATGGGGCCGCCCCTGCCCCTCGATGGACTACGGGCGCGGATCCTCGATCGACCGGCATTGCCTGCACTGTCGCCCGAGCGGTACGCCCACACGCACGCGATCTACGAGGCGGCCAGCGACCAGCGGCCACGGTTGCAGACATGGCTGGCCACGGCATTACCGCCCATGCTTGGCGACTGCGATCCGGTGCGGGTGGTCGGCGTCGGCGTCGGCGACGGAAGTGTCGATGCGCCGCTCGCCGCCGCGCTCGCCCGCAACGGTCGTCGCGTGCGCTACACCGGCGTCGAACCTCATCCACCGTCGGCTGCTCGATTCGCCTCTCGGCTGAACGCACTCGACGCCGATTCACTCACGCCCACCGTCGTCATCGGTGAGCTGGCCGATCACGATGCGGGCCATCCCGCTGATCTGGTGCACTTCGTGCATTCGCTGTACTACGTCGCCGACCTGGCGATGGCTCTCGACCACGCCGTAAGCATGGTCAGGCCCGGCGGTCTCCTCGTCACCGCGATCGCGCCCCTACAACCGCTCTGCGTGCTGACCGAGATGCTGTGCCCGTGGGCGGGTCTCAAGCCGTGGTT from Mycolicibacterium arabiense includes the following:
- a CDS encoding phytanoyl-CoA dioxygenase family protein codes for the protein MIRNPHLSETTAAGTASDVAVEWDRGNDQWWDWYMSLADGPVPDGPFVDPPPHDPGPLPSDDEVAAELAEPYPVTADQIQQFQSDAFIKLPGVLTPGAVERLRARLREMLDETVDPTVGFQSREMMWLEDDLVRAAVLSPRIGGISAALLGTHQVRLYHDNALSKEPGAGRTPWHYDAHHFPLDSPDVLTAWIPLQPTPRDMGPLAFARGVHVGQLVEHLAFDKHGTSYDRGVSETLRAHDVHVEDGPFAAGEVSFHAASCFHTAGANLTTAARVVLATTYFADGTRVVPSPTMVSGDWRKFIPGAEPGHVVASARNPLLARPGR
- a CDS encoding class I SAM-dependent methyltransferase, with the translated sequence MSRPDTAARSLDHWSEAGRSGMEAFYALATEDYRQLVAARPWAADLSGHAVDGRVRLLDVACGSGKFPTALLAGGLPDRPVVEVDLLDPSAFSIAEARAVLAPPFVAAGEHEVFLQDFSGTGYDVAWATHALYALPPAELAAGVARMVAALRPGGFGAVAQASSRSHYLTFYDAYRASFAPEATPYTDAEGVTEALRAAGAPVEVQVLHYRTGTSDREVAEGFLQRCAFDDSVSLDEMEASEALGGYLAGCRDANGAYEFEHEAHLIIWQQA
- a CDS encoding class I SAM-dependent methyltransferase, with protein sequence MGPPLPLDGLRARILDRPALPALSPERYAHTHAIYEAASDQRPRLQTWLATALPPMLGDCDPVRVVGVGVGDGSVDAPLAAALARNGRRVRYTGVEPHPPSAARFASRLNALDADSLTPTVVIGELADHDAGHPADLVHFVHSLYYVADLAMALDHAVSMVRPGGLLVTAIAPLQPLCVLTEMLCPWAGLKPWFAEDVSAELESRALRTRTETIVGRLDARDALEDPLGRGEAVLDFLIGARSRALDFDARGQLLDYLREISLPGRPGVLPHPVDVLISRVP
- a CDS encoding lycopene cyclase family protein produces the protein MDVLVVGAGPAGLAMAGACERLGLTTGLLDPSPTRPWIATYGMWSRELPADFPDSVVAARAAGRAIALTEHDLGWEYAVLDVPALQAHLTDRLTGVRIHAGRAVGSPEPGVVALADGSELRASVVIDAGGGARPLDPNPSNRAPAEQTAYGLILDEDAAAPLVSAGDALFMDWRTDHGETGWPTFLYVIPLGGGRVLVEETSLARRPGLPLSTLRRRLLARLAHHGVHPQSDVRSEKVLFRVDHQRHRGPGVLGFGAAAPLIHPATGFSLAASLRLAPEVATALAAYLPGAPDEALAAAQRVVWPRHARVVHRVRRIGLESLLRMPPDDVPGFFEQFFALPEPHRWTYLTARDDIRGIVAAMNCLFRISNGRLRRHLVTSAMRRPLQSN